In one Neobacillus sp. CF12 genomic region, the following are encoded:
- a CDS encoding DUF4395 domain-containing protein has translation MSNKITSIPRPLVKTNQWVIVISAVLTLFFAEGWFLIVPLLAGISGIVFKYNPVMSIAKLFLKKKPEEYIPEDWEQQQFNQKIAVFCLGAGFISFLLGWNTVGYVFTIMVAIAAFVAILGFCIGCFIHYQWKMYQYRKAN, from the coding sequence TTGTCTAATAAGATCACTTCAATACCAAGACCTCTTGTGAAAACAAACCAATGGGTAATTGTTATTAGTGCCGTTTTAACACTATTTTTCGCTGAAGGATGGTTTTTAATCGTTCCATTACTTGCAGGGATTTCAGGCATTGTTTTTAAATATAATCCAGTTATGAGTATTGCAAAGCTTTTTCTAAAGAAAAAACCAGAAGAGTATATCCCAGAGGACTGGGAGCAGCAGCAATTTAATCAAAAAATCGCTGTCTTTTGTTTAGGGGCGGGGTTCATTAGTTTTCTCCTTGGCTGGAACACAGTGGGATATGTGTTCACAATTATGGTTGCTATCGCAGCTTTTGTTGCAATCCTCGGATTTTGTATTGGCTGTTTTATTCACTATCAATGGAAAATGTATCAATATAGGAAAGCAAACTAA
- a CDS encoding MarR family transcriptional regulator, translating to MDDFMTLKNHLCFAVYETASEFNKLYSSVLQPFGLTYPQYLVLLALWEEDGVTLKELGAKLNLGTGTLTPMISRMEANNWLKKERSKEDERKVFIFLQEKALSEKITIASRVAEVIQSCRIELEEYEQLMKQLNTLQKKVRERMI from the coding sequence ATGGATGACTTTATGACATTAAAAAACCACCTCTGTTTCGCCGTTTATGAAACAGCTAGTGAATTTAATAAATTATATTCCAGTGTACTTCAGCCCTTTGGATTAACCTATCCCCAATATTTAGTCTTATTAGCACTATGGGAAGAAGATGGGGTCACATTGAAGGAATTAGGTGCTAAATTAAATTTAGGCACAGGTACATTGACTCCTATGATTTCACGGATGGAAGCGAACAACTGGCTAAAAAAAGAACGTTCGAAAGAGGATGAAAGAAAGGTTTTTATCTTTTTACAAGAGAAGGCTTTATCAGAAAAAATAACCATTGCCAGCAGGGTAGCGGAAGTCATTCAATCCTGTCGGATAGAACTAGAGGAATATGAACAATTAATGAAGCAATTGAATACGTTACAGAAAAAAGTGAGAGAAAGAATGATCTAA
- a CDS encoding Na-translocating system protein MpsC family protein, translating into MYLSSTFSKLLKRRFGKGPETCNVFLKGNRFYVYMRNFITPAEEVLLKQDKLELAVNFRSSIIHTVTEEYLPEVSKVLGISFEYFYHDWNYDKNTGILLLDHTQSDHEENIDSSLEKNLIILIENVGSSYYKKPAFLKVVKFTQNICAIESREVLLPLEKLVYEKGNVELLLHQSLEIKKGYWENKGQFEVLFNRLIEDMFMMWDYKNNRNYLVFIFNKLYTMN; encoded by the coding sequence GTGTATCTTAGCAGTACTTTTAGTAAATTGCTCAAACGCAGGTTTGGAAAAGGTCCAGAAACCTGTAATGTATTCTTAAAAGGTAATAGATTTTACGTGTATATGCGAAATTTTATTACCCCGGCTGAAGAAGTATTACTTAAACAGGACAAGTTAGAATTGGCTGTGAATTTTCGTTCTTCCATTATCCATACAGTAACGGAGGAATACTTACCGGAAGTGTCAAAGGTCTTGGGGATATCCTTTGAATATTTCTATCATGACTGGAATTATGATAAAAACACAGGAATTCTTCTGTTAGATCATACTCAATCGGACCATGAGGAGAATATAGACAGCAGTCTTGAAAAGAATCTGATTATCTTAATTGAGAATGTTGGGTCTAGTTACTATAAAAAACCTGCTTTCTTAAAAGTTGTAAAGTTCACACAAAATATTTGTGCAATTGAATCAAGAGAAGTGCTATTACCACTTGAAAAATTAGTTTATGAAAAAGGGAATGTAGAATTATTGCTCCATCAATCTTTGGAAATCAAAAAAGGATATTGGGAAAATAAAGGACAATTTGAAGTCCTCTTTAACAGGTTGATTGAGGATATGTTTATGATGTGGGATTATAAAAACAATAGAAATTATCTTGTTTTTATCTTTAATAAATTATATACAATGAATTAA
- a CDS encoding MFS transporter — protein sequence MSGDQRKKITMLMINMFIAIGSFGIIIPILPAYLESINQGGTAAGLFIAIFAGAQFIFSPIAGKWTDQYGRRKMIIYGLAGLTLSMFIFYASNSIWVLYASRAVGGIGCAMLVPAIFAYIADITTIDQRAKGNSLVSAAMSLGIVVGPGIGGFLAEFGLKFPILISALVSLVSVLFSVLLLKESKTTPSGELTDMLPDESMARKIARSVTMPYFIPLVITLVMSFGLIAYESVIGLYLDNQFQSSAKDIAIMVTATGVVSVIVQLFVVDKIVNRYGERSVLNVFIAVAAVGFLLSLFASSYAFFFVISLFIFLSTSILRPVLNTLISKLAGNEQGFAMGMNNAYMSIGNVIGPTLAGLLYDVKITYPFILGFVLLIITLFITFTWQKRSLKAKAVL from the coding sequence ATGTCTGGAGATCAACGGAAAAAAATTACCATGTTGATGATTAACATGTTTATTGCAATTGGGAGTTTTGGTATCATCATTCCTATTTTACCTGCCTATTTGGAGTCAATTAATCAAGGCGGAACTGCTGCAGGACTATTCATTGCCATCTTTGCCGGAGCTCAGTTCATCTTTTCTCCGATCGCAGGGAAATGGACAGATCAATATGGTCGCAGAAAGATGATTATATACGGACTAGCAGGTCTGACCTTATCCATGTTTATTTTTTACGCTTCCAACTCAATCTGGGTACTTTATGCCTCCCGTGCGGTTGGCGGAATTGGCTGCGCAATGCTTGTACCAGCAATTTTTGCTTATATAGCGGACATTACAACGATTGACCAAAGAGCAAAAGGCAACAGTTTGGTTTCTGCTGCCATGTCATTAGGTATTGTTGTGGGCCCAGGAATCGGTGGATTCTTAGCAGAATTTGGTTTAAAGTTTCCTATTTTAATTTCAGCACTTGTATCTCTTGTTTCTGTATTGTTTTCAGTTCTTCTATTAAAAGAGAGCAAAACAACTCCAAGTGGGGAGTTAACAGATATGCTGCCGGATGAGTCCATGGCGCGCAAAATCGCTCGATCCGTTACAATGCCTTATTTCATTCCTTTAGTTATTACGCTTGTAATGAGTTTTGGATTAATCGCGTATGAATCGGTTATTGGTTTATACCTTGACAACCAATTTCAATCATCCGCAAAAGATATCGCGATAATGGTTACGGCAACGGGAGTGGTCAGTGTTATCGTTCAGCTCTTTGTTGTTGATAAGATTGTGAATCGATACGGAGAACGCTCCGTATTGAATGTATTTATTGCTGTAGCAGCAGTTGGATTTCTTTTATCACTGTTCGCCTCCAGTTATGCATTTTTCTTTGTAATATCACTGTTTATTTTCTTATCAACCTCTATTCTTCGCCCTGTGTTGAATACATTGATATCTAAGCTCGCAGGTAACGAACAAGGTTTTGCAATGGGAATGAATAATGCTTATATGAGTATTGGTAACGTAATTGGGCCAACACTTGCTGGATTACTTTATGATGTAAAGATTACCTATCCGTTCATTTTAGGATTTGTTCTCTTAATCATTACCTTATTCATTACCTTTACTTGGCAAAAGCGTTCACTAAAAGCAAAAGCTGTCCTATAG
- a CDS encoding PRD domain-containing protein has protein sequence MKIKKILNNNAVVVSDNNEEKIAIGAGIAFQKRKNDIINPGKIEKLFVMKENEKFQQLLQQIPEEHFSISEEIISYAEECLGLKLNEHIHIGLTDHLSFAIERATEGIHLKNKLFDEIKILYKKEFDIGIWAIRLIEKKTNVKMPVDEAAYIALHIHTSKPQSSDMKQTLRQTAIIGEMIQTIKDSLHISIEEDDLSYQRLMTHLRFTLSRLNDKSQPIMDDEMLAMLKKKFTNSYTISQKVAKFLAKNHGIQLPEQELGYITIHIERIRNR, from the coding sequence GTGAAGATAAAAAAGATCCTTAATAACAATGCAGTTGTCGTTTCAGATAACAATGAAGAAAAAATAGCAATCGGAGCAGGAATTGCCTTCCAAAAGAGGAAGAATGACATCATAAATCCAGGTAAAATTGAAAAGCTGTTTGTTATGAAGGAAAACGAGAAATTTCAACAGCTACTTCAACAGATTCCTGAAGAACACTTCTCTATTTCAGAGGAGATCATCTCTTATGCAGAAGAATGTCTTGGGCTAAAATTAAACGAACATATTCACATTGGTCTCACCGATCACTTGTCTTTTGCCATTGAACGAGCAACTGAAGGAATTCATCTAAAAAATAAACTATTTGACGAAATCAAAATTCTTTACAAAAAGGAATTTGATATCGGCATATGGGCGATTAGACTTATTGAAAAAAAGACAAATGTAAAGATGCCAGTGGATGAAGCTGCTTATATTGCTCTTCACATTCATACCTCAAAGCCCCAAAGTAGTGATATGAAACAAACCCTAAGACAAACAGCCATTATCGGAGAAATGATTCAAACCATTAAAGATTCACTTCATATATCTATCGAAGAAGATGACCTATCATATCAGCGATTAATGACACATCTGAGATTTACTTTATCCAGGCTCAATGATAAATCACAGCCAATAATGGATGATGAAATGCTTGCGATGTTAAAGAAAAAGTTCACTAATTCCTACACTATTTCACAAAAAGTAGCCAAGTTCCTTGCAAAAAACCATGGTATTCAACTCCCTGAACAAGAACTTGGATATATCACCATTCATATCGAAAGAATTAGAAATCGATAA
- the nagE gene encoding N-acetylglucosamine-specific PTS transporter subunit IIBC: MMKYLQRLGRSLMLPVAVLPAAAILMGIGYWIDPSGWGAGSPVAAFLIKAGGSIIDNMAILFAVGVALGMSKDKDGSAALSGLVAYLVITTVLSTGSVALLQGVDPEEVNAAFGKIGTQFTGILSGIIAAIMYNRFSHVKLPDALSFFSGKRLVPIMTSVAMLAVSLVMFFVWPVVFSGLVSFGKGISDLGAIGAGIYGFFNRLLIPIGLHHALNSVFWFDVAGINDIGNFWSSKGEQGITGRYQAGFFPVMMFGLPAAALAMYHTAKTSKKKQVAALMLAAGVASFFTGVTEPLEFAFMFAAPVLYVTHAVLTGISLAVAAMFQWTAGFGFSAGLVDFVLSLRIPIANQPYMLLVQGLVFAVIYYFLFRFIITKFNLNTPGREEDIDEENNEDQAGGGNKFAAMAAKIYEGLGGDANVTSVDNCVTRLRLEVKDMSAVDQKKIKSTGVPGINVVGKNSIQVIVGTNVQFVADEIMKIRKEK, translated from the coding sequence ATGATGAAATATCTTCAAAGACTAGGCCGTTCTTTAATGCTGCCAGTTGCAGTGTTACCTGCTGCAGCCATATTAATGGGTATCGGGTATTGGATTGACCCTTCAGGCTGGGGTGCTGGAAGCCCAGTAGCAGCTTTCTTAATTAAAGCAGGCGGTTCCATTATTGATAATATGGCTATCCTTTTTGCTGTAGGTGTAGCACTTGGTATGTCTAAAGACAAAGATGGTTCAGCAGCGCTCAGTGGTCTGGTTGCATATCTAGTTATTACAACTGTATTATCAACAGGGTCTGTAGCATTGCTTCAAGGTGTTGATCCAGAAGAAGTAAACGCAGCCTTTGGAAAAATCGGAACTCAATTTACCGGTATCCTCTCAGGTATTATTGCTGCCATTATGTATAATCGTTTCAGTCATGTAAAATTGCCAGATGCGTTATCCTTCTTTAGTGGGAAACGACTCGTTCCGATTATGACATCCGTAGCGATGTTAGCAGTATCATTGGTTATGTTCTTTGTATGGCCGGTAGTATTCTCAGGTTTAGTTTCTTTTGGTAAAGGTATTAGTGATTTGGGTGCAATTGGAGCAGGGATATACGGATTCTTCAACCGTTTATTAATTCCAATCGGATTACACCATGCCTTGAACTCTGTATTCTGGTTTGACGTAGCAGGAATTAATGATATCGGTAATTTCTGGTCTAGTAAGGGTGAACAGGGTATTACAGGCAGGTATCAGGCTGGTTTCTTCCCAGTTATGATGTTTGGTTTACCAGCAGCTGCATTAGCCATGTATCATACAGCTAAAACCTCCAAGAAAAAACAAGTGGCTGCGTTAATGCTGGCAGCCGGTGTTGCATCTTTCTTCACTGGGGTTACAGAACCGCTTGAATTTGCGTTTATGTTTGCTGCACCAGTACTTTATGTAACTCACGCAGTATTAACGGGTATTTCATTAGCTGTTGCGGCTATGTTCCAGTGGACTGCAGGATTTGGCTTTAGCGCAGGGTTGGTTGACTTTGTGTTAAGTTTAAGAATTCCAATCGCCAATCAACCATATATGTTACTCGTACAAGGTCTCGTGTTTGCGGTAATTTACTATTTCTTATTCCGTTTTATCATTACTAAGTTCAACTTAAATACTCCAGGTCGTGAAGAAGATATTGATGAAGAGAACAATGAAGATCAAGCAGGAGGCGGCAATAAATTTGCTGCGATGGCTGCAAAGATTTATGAAGGTTTAGGCGGCGACGCAAACGTAACATCTGTTGATAATTGTGTAACACGTTTACGATTAGAAGTGAAGGATATGAGTGCTGTAGATCAGAAGAAAATTAAATCTACTGGTGTACCGGGAATTAACGTTGTAGGTAAAAATAGCATTCAAGTTATTGTTGGTACCAACGTACAATTCGTAGCAGATGAAATCATGAAAATCCGTAAGGAAAAGTAA
- a CDS encoding DUF2294 domain-containing protein, whose product MIDLKKEEYISSYISKLLRKKFGRGPRSCHTTVSQNYLVTYIGGFLSPMEDILLQRGQNKYVDHARNVIINHLLDEIKGVIQITFDVEVEEYYHDWNFPNNSGIFIFVLDTEAGQKIKTDIDFQRLELEVGRISLLVEKVPDEINTCQISPAIFLIERRGILVQIEKALIDKGFENELKFTKDELEKSYFHRYGRFEDIFHTQVKDIFIDWNFKEDKSYMAFILHS is encoded by the coding sequence ATGATTGATTTAAAAAAGGAAGAGTATATTAGCAGCTACATAAGCAAATTGTTAAGAAAAAAATTTGGCAGGGGCCCTCGAAGCTGTCATACTACAGTATCTCAAAATTATCTTGTCACCTATATAGGTGGATTTTTATCCCCTATGGAGGATATTTTGTTACAGCGTGGCCAGAACAAGTACGTCGATCATGCAAGAAACGTCATTATTAATCACCTGCTGGATGAAATAAAAGGAGTTATACAAATAACATTTGATGTTGAAGTGGAAGAATACTACCATGATTGGAATTTTCCAAATAACTCAGGCATCTTTATTTTTGTTTTAGATACAGAAGCAGGTCAGAAAATTAAAACCGATATTGATTTCCAAAGATTAGAGTTGGAAGTAGGGAGGATCAGCTTACTAGTTGAAAAAGTACCGGATGAAATCAATACCTGTCAGATTTCGCCTGCCATCTTCCTTATTGAAAGAAGAGGCATTCTTGTTCAAATAGAAAAAGCGTTAATTGATAAAGGATTTGAAAACGAACTTAAGTTCACTAAAGATGAATTGGAGAAAAGTTACTTTCATCGATATGGCAGGTTTGAAGATATTTTTCATACTCAAGTCAAGGATATTTTTATTGACTGGAACTTTAAAGAGGATAAATCGTATATGGCTTTTATTCTACATTCCTAG
- a CDS encoding peptide MFS transporter codes for MSNYNRQKIVDSVPQKGFFGHPKGLFTLFFTEFWERFSYYGMRAILVYYMYYEVSKGGLGLDENLALSIMSIYGSLVYMSGIIGGWLADRIFGTSKAVFYGGVLIMFGHIVLAVPGSVAMFFVSMVLIVLGTGMLKPNVSTVVGEMYSETDDRRDAGFTIFYMGINAGAFLSPLIVGSVMDYSFHLGFGIAAIGMFLGLIMFVLTKKKNLGLAGTTVPNPLSKAEKKKTFTFIGLGVVVLAVLCAVLIPMGILTFSSFINIVTFLGILIPTIYFVVMYRSPKTTTVERSRIIAYIPLFIAAVMFWSIQEQGSTILASYADKRTQLDWMGLDISPAWFQSLNPLFIIIFAPIFAGLWVKLGKRQPSVPQKFSLSLLFAGLSFLVILIPAYLGGTDSLVSPMWLVLSYLIVVFGELCMSPVGLSATTKLAPAAFSAQTMSLWFLASAAAQALNAQVVKFYTPENEMAYFGVIGGAAIVLSIILFALAPKIQGLMKGIR; via the coding sequence ATGTCGAATTATAATAGGCAGAAAATTGTGGATAGTGTCCCCCAAAAAGGATTCTTCGGACATCCAAAAGGATTATTCACTCTTTTCTTTACAGAATTCTGGGAGCGTTTCTCTTACTACGGAATGAGAGCCATCCTAGTCTACTATATGTACTATGAGGTCTCTAAAGGCGGATTAGGATTAGATGAAAACTTAGCTCTATCCATTATGTCCATTTACGGGTCACTCGTTTATATGTCCGGTATCATCGGAGGGTGGTTAGCTGACAGGATATTCGGTACATCTAAAGCGGTATTCTACGGCGGAGTACTGATTATGTTCGGTCATATTGTCCTAGCAGTACCTGGAAGTGTCGCCATGTTCTTTGTGTCCATGGTATTGATCGTTCTTGGTACAGGTATGTTGAAACCAAACGTATCTACTGTTGTTGGTGAAATGTACAGTGAAACGGATGACCGTCGTGACGCTGGATTTACCATCTTCTATATGGGAATTAACGCGGGGGCATTCTTATCACCACTAATTGTAGGAAGCGTTATGGACTATAGCTTCCACTTAGGTTTTGGTATTGCCGCTATCGGTATGTTCCTTGGACTTATCATGTTTGTTTTAACAAAGAAGAAGAACCTTGGTCTTGCAGGTACTACAGTTCCAAACCCTCTTTCAAAAGCTGAAAAGAAAAAGACTTTTACCTTCATTGGATTAGGTGTAGTGGTTCTAGCTGTTTTATGTGCTGTTTTAATTCCTATGGGGATTTTAACATTCTCTAGTTTCATTAATATCGTTACGTTCCTTGGAATCTTAATTCCTACTATCTATTTTGTTGTTATGTATCGCAGTCCTAAAACTACAACTGTGGAACGTTCACGTATTATTGCTTATATTCCATTATTTATTGCTGCTGTTATGTTCTGGTCCATTCAAGAACAAGGCTCAACCATCCTTGCAAGTTATGCAGACAAACGTACTCAATTGGATTGGATGGGACTTGATATTTCGCCAGCATGGTTCCAATCTTTAAATCCATTATTTATTATCATATTTGCTCCTATATTTGCAGGGTTATGGGTTAAATTAGGAAAACGTCAGCCATCAGTACCACAAAAGTTTTCATTATCTTTATTATTTGCTGGTTTGTCATTCCTTGTTATTCTTATCCCAGCATACCTTGGAGGTACGGATTCTTTAGTTAGCCCAATGTGGCTAGTTCTTAGCTATTTAATTGTTGTATTTGGTGAATTGTGTATGTCACCTGTAGGATTATCTGCAACAACAAAATTAGCACCTGCAGCTTTCTCGGCACAAACCATGAGTTTATGGTTCTTAGCAAGTGCTGCAGCCCAAGCATTAAATGCGCAAGTTGTTAAATTTTATACACCTGAGAACGAAATGGCTTATTTCGGCGTTATCGGCGGAGCAGCAATCGTATTAAGTATTATCCTTTTCGCACTGGCTCCGAAAATCCAGGGCTTAATGAAAGGTATTCGATAA
- a CDS encoding glutathione peroxidase, which yields MKSVYDFNVKMANGGEKSLEDYKGKPLIIVNTASKCGLTPQFKGLQELYENYKDQGLEILGFPCDQFNNQEFDNIDETTQFCQLNYGVSFPMFSKIDVNGDNADPLFHFLKEQKKGLLSKNIKWNFTKFLVDQNGQVVERYAPTTEPAKIKNDLEKLLK from the coding sequence ATGAAATCCGTATATGATTTTAACGTGAAAATGGCGAATGGCGGAGAAAAGTCACTGGAAGATTACAAAGGCAAACCACTAATTATTGTAAATACAGCTAGCAAATGTGGTCTTACTCCTCAATTTAAAGGGCTACAAGAATTATATGAGAATTACAAAGATCAAGGATTAGAAATACTAGGTTTCCCTTGCGACCAATTTAATAATCAGGAATTCGATAATATTGATGAAACCACTCAGTTTTGTCAACTAAACTATGGTGTATCGTTTCCAATGTTTTCAAAAATAGATGTAAATGGCGATAACGCTGATCCTTTATTCCATTTTCTTAAAGAGCAGAAAAAGGGTTTACTTTCAAAAAATATTAAATGGAATTTCACCAAATTCCTTGTAGACCAAAATGGCCAGGTAGTTGAGCGATATGCTCCAACCACTGAACCCGCTAAAATAAAGAATGACTTAGAAAAATTATTAAAGTAA
- a CDS encoding ATP-binding protein has translation MNKDEMKRLNFLLEIYVDVNVDKDFSVLSKNTDPFFIVNMSGQLVYVNNVCEELLQYSKNDLKNMNLSDIFISSALSDTLAFFNEKQREQLVNFDSKITLRPGNPIDVNVTTFPILFNNEVVGNYVVLKDITMIKRERQLLSEKQAAAGQLAAGIAHEIRNPITAIKGFLQLIMGEHQGEKTYFRIVESEINRVESILKELMVLAKPTKINYKKLDIRLLLDKVLTLMESQTLLKNIEVIKNFQALEVSIIGDENQMKQVFINYIKNAIEAMKDGGKLIVEGIHLNESVHIRIIDHGSGIPPEILRRINEPFFTTKEYGTGLGMLISNEIIEEHKGKLNIISNTEGTCIEVKLPITS, from the coding sequence ATGAATAAAGATGAAATGAAACGATTGAACTTTTTACTTGAAATATATGTCGATGTGAATGTAGATAAAGATTTCTCAGTACTTTCAAAAAACACTGATCCATTCTTTATAGTAAACATGTCTGGTCAATTAGTGTATGTGAACAATGTTTGCGAAGAACTTTTGCAATACTCTAAAAACGATTTAAAGAATATGAATTTGAGTGATATCTTTATCTCTTCTGCTTTAAGTGACACGCTAGCTTTTTTTAATGAAAAACAACGGGAACAACTTGTGAATTTTGATTCTAAAATCACTCTTAGACCTGGTAATCCGATTGATGTAAATGTAACTACTTTTCCAATCCTTTTTAATAATGAAGTGGTAGGGAATTACGTAGTATTAAAAGATATAACAATGATTAAGAGAGAAAGACAATTACTGTCGGAAAAACAAGCAGCGGCAGGTCAATTGGCAGCTGGGATTGCGCATGAAATTCGTAATCCCATTACCGCGATAAAGGGATTCCTGCAGTTAATAATGGGTGAGCATCAGGGAGAAAAGACGTATTTTAGAATCGTAGAATCAGAGATCAACCGAGTTGAATCGATTCTAAAAGAACTAATGGTACTTGCAAAGCCAACCAAAATAAATTACAAAAAATTGGATATACGTTTGCTGTTAGACAAAGTCCTAACGTTGATGGAGTCGCAGACGCTTTTAAAAAATATTGAAGTAATAAAAAACTTCCAAGCTCTAGAGGTATCGATTATTGGGGACGAGAATCAAATGAAACAAGTTTTTATAAACTATATTAAAAATGCGATAGAAGCGATGAAGGATGGGGGAAAGCTAATCGTTGAAGGAATTCACTTAAATGAAAGTGTTCATATTAGAATTATTGATCATGGCAGTGGAATTCCCCCGGAGATTTTAAGACGGATAAATGAGCCATTTTTTACAACGAAGGAATATGGAACAGGGCTTGGGATGCTTATAAGTAATGAAATCATCGAGGAACATAAGGGGAAACTTAATATAATAAGCAATACAGAAGGGACCTGTATTGAAGTGAAATTACCAATCACTTCTTAA
- a CDS encoding PTS glucose transporter subunit IIA: MVFSFLKKGKLKVYAPVNGYIIPLEEVPDPVFSQKMMGEGIAMVPSGGTIHSPVNGTVILIAATKHAIGIRADDGTEILIHVGLETVALNGKGFRLTINQGDKISIGQKLMEVDWEYIDKHAKSIVTPIVITNSQDGKKQYTLTEEKTAVQGKTVIITES; this comes from the coding sequence ATGGTATTTAGTTTTTTAAAAAAAGGAAAGTTAAAGGTATATGCACCTGTTAATGGATACATCATACCGCTAGAGGAGGTTCCGGATCCTGTATTCAGCCAAAAGATGATGGGGGAAGGGATTGCCATGGTTCCTAGTGGAGGAACTATTCATTCTCCTGTTAATGGAACTGTCATTTTAATTGCAGCTACAAAGCACGCTATTGGAATTCGTGCCGATGATGGAACAGAAATCCTGATCCATGTTGGGTTGGAGACTGTCGCGTTGAATGGAAAAGGTTTTAGATTAACCATTAACCAGGGAGATAAAATTTCTATTGGGCAAAAACTAATGGAGGTTGATTGGGAATATATTGATAAACATGCCAAAAGCATCGTAACGCCAATTGTGATTACGAACAGCCAAGATGGAAAAAAGCAATATACACTTACGGAAGAAAAGACTGCGGTACAAGGTAAAACGGTAATTATCACAGAGTCCTAA
- a CDS encoding TetR/AcrR family transcriptional regulator, with translation MKKQLIMEKAIELFAKQGFEATSVQQITEHCGISKGAFYLSFKSKDELIIEIIDHFMIQITSDIDYLVRNVNSDQDLLYEFYYAIFDSFQKHSDFGRILIKEQSRSFDESFILKMRYYDRLMEKTILSMVERLYDEHVVRDTKYDLVFCIKGFMSMYSQLFLFYNVPLDLKLLSQSLVEKTNLVARNSTVPFITKDLIQMLGEIPGEELTREQLLEMIQKVEIEESIEHESLMLLKKELLEPTLPRAIVKGLIENIRNHPQTKWVSYLLRNYFLYES, from the coding sequence ATGAAAAAACAATTAATAATGGAAAAGGCGATAGAGCTCTTTGCTAAACAGGGTTTTGAAGCTACATCTGTCCAGCAAATAACAGAACATTGCGGCATTTCTAAAGGTGCTTTTTATCTATCTTTTAAGTCAAAAGATGAATTAATTATCGAGATAATTGATCACTTTATGATTCAGATTACCTCGGATATTGACTACCTAGTCAGAAATGTTAACAGTGATCAAGATCTTCTATATGAATTTTATTATGCGATCTTTGACTCTTTTCAAAAGCATTCAGATTTTGGGAGAATTCTTATCAAGGAGCAATCGCGATCTTTTGATGAATCCTTCATATTAAAAATGCGATACTACGACAGATTAATGGAGAAGACTATTTTATCAATGGTGGAACGACTGTATGACGAACATGTGGTAAGAGATACAAAATATGATTTGGTTTTTTGTATTAAAGGCTTTATGAGTATGTATTCACAGTTGTTTTTATTCTATAACGTGCCGTTAGATTTGAAATTGCTGTCACAATCGTTAGTGGAAAAAACAAATCTAGTTGCGAGAAATTCCACTGTCCCTTTTATTACAAAAGATCTTATCCAGATGTTAGGCGAAATACCGGGCGAAGAGTTAACGAGGGAACAACTTCTAGAAATGATTCAAAAAGTAGAAATAGAAGAATCGATTGAGCATGAATCCTTAATGCTCTTGAAAAAGGAGTTACTAGAACCAACTCTACCAAGAGCGATTGTGAAGGGATTAATAGAAAATATCCGAAATCATCCACAGACAAAATGGGTTTCTTATTTACTACGCAACTACTTTTTATATGAAAGTTAA